The Athalia rosae chromosome 4, iyAthRosa1.1, whole genome shotgun sequence DNA segment AATTCTGCGCTGAACATAGTCACCTGTATTTTTGCTACTAAGAGTTTAGAATTGTGATTGAAACACTTATTAGGGTGTGtcagaggaatgaaaaatattttcgcttACTTATAAGATCATCTTTGTTTTCGCATAGCTTTTCCGCAATATCTGCTGCAACATCTGCATCTTCAGAGTTGGCATCAGTGCATAGGTCTAGTATTTTTCGGGCAGGCCCACGTGGGCCATCAACttccattgaatttcttctttttccaagtCTTAGTTTAAGATTTGTCCTGTCCTCGTTTGTTCTTTTGTTAGTCAGTCTAGGTTCAGGTTCTTTCACAGAGTCTGAGCTGTGGTTACCAGGTATTTGGTCTTCATCTGGAGAGTACCTCAGAGGAAAATTGTAGTATTCCACATTTCGATCCTGATAATCGCGTTTCGTTACCCCGCAAGAAACTAGTTCCTCAGTTAATGCTTCTTCTTGTACTTGCATGCACCATACTTTGTATTTGTCCTGCTCCTGTTGTTTCTCTGCAGCTTTATTTCGGcaacgttttattttcatttttggcttCTTGGAGCAAATATGAGCCGAATCCGAGTCTGTATCGCTCTCCGTATCGGTTGGTTCGTCAGATTCATCACTGTAACGATGCTTTGTGGAATCTTCAGGTCTCGGAGCAGCATGGGGTCGTGGCAAAACATTGTATGCATCAAAAGCATCAACAACCTACGATAGGACCAGAATCATGTTACATTTTGCCATGTACAAAACATTGCGAGCAAAGTCGATAATGGATGGGAATCAATTATGTTTACTTCACGAGtggattatttttgaaaagctagtaataattttcgaataatatcTGTGAGCGTCAACTGTAGTCTGGCAAATTTTTAGGTAAGCTTATGAGTATGTGAGAGTTAGTCAGATTCATGTTCTATTTCAAACCCTGGATTGCCTGACATGAAAGCCAGTATTTAAATTGAATCGCGACAAATAATTCATATGAAAACGAAGGTAATTTTCGCAcgatatttgtaaaaaaaaggtTAGCTTTCTGTCAAACGCAAAATGTTTAACCTCATCATCGACGACTTCTCCATCCTCGAGTGTCACCGCTTCAGTTTCCATTATTTGCAGAAACTTTAATAACTCTATGTCGATGGACGATTCAAAagtgatacaaaatttttggtagaaattcaattttcagtgCATCGGATTTTACGGGTTTGTTACGGGGCATTTACGCGTTTACGCCATTTCTCAAATGCACTCTATCGTGTTTTATAAAAGTCGCAGCTGATCACACATCGAATCAACATCGAACATCGCACAATTTTGAAGCTTTGACTTTTGGGGAATGTCGCGTGGTATTCATACATGCACGTTCAGTCGTAACCTCTAGTCTGCGAGGAGAGCATATGAATTTCCAGCTGTGACCGTATCATAATGAGTATTTTCACAGAAAATAGGTGCGTTTTGATATCTCATCTTATTCATTCGTCACATTTGCATTACATGCCTGTCAATTTCTATGGTCAACAATTATCTTTCAGATTTTTACACACATGGTCTGTAATCTGAAACAAATTTTAGAGAATTTTCATGCACTTTATACCACTAAAATTATAGTATTCTCAATATTTCAGATATAAAGGTGATGAAGATGTGGTAGAAGATGCTGCCTCTGAAAATCATCTTACTGCCCTGTTAAAAAAGATCAAGGAACGTAAAAAGCGTAAAAGTACCACAGGCGATACAAAAAATCAAGAGCATGCTGAACGTTTTCCAGTAGCGCATAAGAAATCACGAAAGCATTTAGAAACTTCTCTCAAAGAGAATGTTGATATAGATCTAAATAATACAACCCATAAtgttgaaaatcagaatgcaTCCAACAATAACCAACCTAGTTTGGATCCAGACAACGACCCTGCAATAACCCAAATTTCTAAAAgtttagaaaatataaaagatcCGAAACAAGACTTCATTGTTTTGGGTTCAGATTCacacaaaaagaaaactgtGGTCAAACGAGTATTACCTGATTGGTTAGCGGATCCAGTACTTATTTCTGCAGATTTAAACAGTGGCCCTTCGCTCTCAGAGTTTAATTCGGGTCTTGATGACGAACTGATAaagattctaaaaaaaaatggagttaCAAAACTGTTTCCTGTTCAAGCCAGCGTTATACCTTTCATACTAAAatggaatgagaaaagaaaaatgggatGGTGGGCCCAGGATATCTGCATTTCTTCGCCTACAGGAAGCGGTGAGTGGTCATTCATGATTCCTGCATTTCTAGGTACAGAACAAATAATTGCCACCCGTTTGGAAATAACTTTTACCTTCTAGGAAAAACTTTGGCCGTTGTCTTACCAGTTATTCAGCATCTGCAGCACCGATTTGTACCAAAAGTTCGGTGTTTAGTTGTACTACCAGGACAAGAATTGGCAGCACAGATTTATACGGTCATGACGACCTATACAGCACATACAGATCTAAAAGTGGTACTACTCTCAGGGCTAACATCTTTAGAGCAAGAACAAATCCAGCTCGTCAAAAAACGTTGGTCTTTAATTTTTGGCTGTATAAATATGCTATTTGCTATATCAGCTCAAACGATCTTGTCGACACGATACATTacaatcaattaaattttatccatCAATTAATAATGTCTGTCTTGAACTTTAAGTTGCATCTGGAGAGCTTGTCAGTAAGGTGGATATTGTCGTAACAACTCCGGGTCGACTAATTGATCATATCAAAAACACACCTGGGTTCTCCTTAACTGCTTtgcaatttattataattgatgAAGCAGATAGACCTATAGATTGGCTACAGCACCTCCCAGTGCCTCATTCTGGCAGCATTCCTCTAACCGTAGGTAATCTTATGAACAAGTAAGTTCTTTTAATTCAATCGATGGATACAGAAAGAAggctaaaaataattacacaaaTATTCTCAACAGACGTTATAAACCGGCTCAGAAATTGTTATGCAGTGCAACTTTATCCCAAGACCCTGAAAAGCTGAGTAAACTGAATTTAATTCAGCCAAAATTATTTACCTCAGTTCATCCACAAGATAAAGACCAGGATTTGAACCTGGATAAAAAGACTGGCGATTTTGCTGGACGTTACACTAGTCCCGATGAGCTGAAAGAGAGAACAGTGGAGTGCCAACTTCTTTATAAGCCACTAGCGCTAGTTCATTTGTTAACCGAAAA contains these protein-coding regions:
- the LOC105689585 gene encoding phosphorylated adapter RNA export protein translates to METEAVTLEDGEVVDDEVVDAFDAYNVLPRPHAAPRPEDSTKHRYSDESDEPTDTESDTDSDSAHICSKKPKMKIKRCRNKAAEKQQEQDKYKVWCMQVQEEALTEELVSCGVTKRDYQDRNVEYYNFPLRYSPDEDQIPGNHSSDSVKEPEPRLTNKRTNEDRTNLKLRLGKRRNSMEVDGPRGPARKILDLCTDANSEDADVAADIAEKLCENKDDLIKRVVSILGKEKAIEFFERTKKIEEEGGMMIMNGSRRRTPGGVFLLLLKKDDHIPQQQIREIFQEDRKQTTEQRKQVQASNRRQKTQQLMRSLENGSEKDLPALLTRAELSTRQIAEEARLRRGEVRARERTPPDSDRPVTNPPPSPVTDDPDHTPPSSRRQVQDYAADDFLDIGVDVDSMELF
- the LOC105689584 gene encoding ATP-dependent RNA helicase DDX51, with protein sequence MSIFTENRYKGDEDVVEDAASENHLTALLKKIKERKKRKSTTGDTKNQEHAERFPVAHKKSRKHLETSLKENVDIDLNNTTHNVENQNASNNNQPSLDPDNDPAITQISKSLENIKDPKQDFIVLGSDSHKKKTVVKRVLPDWLADPVLISADLNSGPSLSEFNSGLDDELIKILKKNGVTKLFPVQASVIPFILKWNEKRKMGWWAQDICISSPTGSGKTLAVVLPVIQHLQHRFVPKVRCLVVLPGQELAAQIYTVMTTYTAHTDLKVVLLSGLTSLEQEQIQLVKKLASGELVSKVDIVVTTPGRLIDHIKNTPGFSLTALQFIIIDEADRPIDWLQHLPVPHSGSIPLTVGNLMNKRYKPAQKLLCSATLSQDPEKLSKLNLIQPKLFTSVHPQDKDQDLNLDKKTGDFAGRYTSPDELKERTVECQLLYKPLALVHLLTENETLPKMLVFMNSGQMAHRLALLLGELCKDIGLTVAELSSTLTHNKRKSVLTRFAEGNIQILVSTDALARGMDIPGVNLVVSYDMPKHIKGYIHRSGRTGRAGNPGTAVSLVEPKQVAAFTKMLSGANKVVPNIEVLNFDRLAADMNYEQHVNKLKETLSDEKTHSLKSLKAVKRKHSKISKST